A section of the Planctomycetota bacterium genome encodes:
- the rpe gene encoding ribulose-phosphate 3-epimerase, with protein sequence MNLLNAPSRLPLVAPSILAADFARLGDECRDVLSAGADLLHLDVMDGHFVPNLTMGPDLCRSLRRALPGAYLDVHLMVTDPGAYVEAFAKAGANHVSFHIEAVGAAGVGPLAARVRGLGMQAGLAINPPTPVEAILPVVGEVDLVLVMSVNPGFAGQAFIPGVLGKTRAVRERLRPDQRLQMDGGITPSNAGEVRDAGCDVLVAASAVFGVAPSERAGVMRRLRGE encoded by the coding sequence ATGAACCTCTTGAATGCACCTTCGCGACTGCCGCTGGTTGCTCCGTCGATTCTGGCGGCGGACTTTGCACGCCTGGGCGATGAATGCCGCGATGTGCTGAGCGCGGGGGCGGACCTGCTGCACCTGGACGTGATGGACGGGCACTTCGTGCCGAACCTGACGATGGGGCCGGACCTGTGCCGCTCGCTGCGGCGTGCGCTGCCGGGCGCGTACCTCGACGTGCACCTGATGGTGACCGATCCCGGGGCGTACGTGGAGGCGTTCGCGAAGGCGGGCGCGAACCACGTGTCGTTCCACATCGAGGCGGTGGGAGCGGCGGGGGTCGGGCCGCTGGCGGCTCGGGTGCGCGGGCTGGGGATGCAGGCGGGGCTGGCGATCAACCCGCCGACGCCGGTCGAGGCGATCCTGCCGGTGGTGGGAGAGGTCGACCTGGTGCTGGTGATGTCGGTGAACCCGGGGTTCGCGGGGCAGGCGTTCATCCCCGGAGTTCTGGGCAAGACGCGGGCGGTGCGCGAGCGGCTGCGGCCCGACCAGCGGCTTCAGATGGACGGGGGGATCACGCCGTCCAACGCCGGCGAGGTACGCGACGCGGGCTGCGATGTGCTGGTCGCGGCGTCGGCGGTGTTCGGCGTCGCGCCCAGCGAGCGGGCGGGGGTGATGCGGCGGCTGCGGGGCGAGTGA
- a CDS encoding M1 family aminopeptidase has product MHRHPALLASAVVLSLASPAYAGGDGGCICGSPFHTTPQHPSHDVRSYPPDVPADFRHMRLEVVIEDMNTPAFSARQTLTFVPVGDTLGTLQIDAKALAVESVSAAGYETTFEADGSHLRVTFDPPAPAGQEVTLVTSYRVENPPLGLLWTPESPAWPGRPAQLHTQGQTETNSYWFPCHDYPNDRLTTELVVTVPRDFMVSSNGRLVSHTKAIRTRDRADGSTELLPYETFHWSQEQPHVPYLVSLVVGKFDVVDLARSPVPAKVYAPLGRAADVPATFGRTGAMIEYFAKVLDEPYPWARYDQVVVWNFGWGGMENTSATTLHENVVLTPGSLLDHDQDGLIAHELAHQWFGDLLTCNSWEHIWLNEGITTFMNTLWFEERDGRDAYLARVRETYDTLILNDRPEAPAAQGMASKVYREAWETFSRPANPYGKGASVMHMLRTQLGDEVFFKALATYIDRHRLSTVETSDLRRAFEDVSGETFEQFFAQWVFRPGVPAITVTPAWADGTLTLTVEQTQNIDPDNPAFEFDLPVVVGPAAGADNTSAGVPLSGAVQVRGRTATLTLPAATPPAWIAIDPDLAVLCRVDLRLDEPGAMALLTSGPTLPARIQGARVLGTFAHGSSGSVAGTQALVRVVQSASQPTPLRVECVRALLARRADIDLRSVATSAVDHWEVREATTSALADILSRAGDDADPAMRERILGQLAERAAIDKSLLVRAEAIRGLGKCQALEHENLLVKALETNSQGDLLRNAALDALVSIDSRWALRRAGELAKPGHDSRTRAQAIKAVGTLAKHDVPFALELASSMLGDVEMRSRRAAGEALVAIGDPRGLDVLSARAAAARGPDDRRTAQRWIEDLRTKLGQPAGTP; this is encoded by the coding sequence ATGCATCGTCATCCCGCACTGCTCGCCTCCGCCGTGGTCCTGTCGCTCGCCTCGCCCGCGTACGCCGGGGGCGACGGCGGGTGCATCTGCGGCTCGCCGTTCCACACCACGCCCCAGCACCCCTCGCACGACGTGCGTTCGTACCCGCCCGACGTTCCGGCCGACTTCCGGCACATGCGCCTCGAGGTCGTGATCGAGGACATGAACACGCCCGCGTTCTCGGCGCGCCAGACGCTCACCTTCGTGCCCGTGGGCGACACGCTCGGCACGCTGCAGATCGACGCCAAGGCGCTCGCGGTCGAGTCGGTGAGCGCCGCGGGGTACGAGACGACCTTCGAGGCCGACGGCTCGCACCTGCGCGTCACGTTCGACCCGCCCGCCCCCGCCGGGCAGGAGGTCACGCTCGTGACGTCCTACCGGGTCGAGAACCCGCCGCTGGGCCTGCTGTGGACGCCCGAGAGCCCGGCCTGGCCCGGGCGCCCCGCGCAACTGCACACGCAGGGGCAGACCGAGACGAACAGCTACTGGTTCCCGTGCCACGACTACCCCAACGACCGGCTGACGACCGAGCTCGTCGTCACCGTGCCGCGCGACTTCATGGTCTCGTCGAACGGGCGGCTCGTCTCGCACACGAAGGCCATCCGCACGCGCGACCGCGCCGACGGCTCGACCGAACTGCTCCCCTACGAGACGTTCCACTGGAGCCAGGAACAGCCCCACGTGCCGTACCTCGTGTCGCTGGTGGTCGGCAAGTTCGATGTTGTCGATCTCGCGCGCTCGCCCGTGCCGGCGAAGGTCTACGCCCCGCTCGGGCGCGCCGCCGACGTGCCCGCGACCTTCGGTCGCACCGGCGCGATGATCGAGTACTTCGCGAAGGTGCTCGACGAGCCCTACCCCTGGGCCCGCTACGACCAGGTCGTCGTGTGGAACTTCGGCTGGGGCGGCATGGAGAACACCAGCGCCACCACGCTGCACGAGAACGTCGTGCTCACCCCGGGCTCGCTCCTCGACCACGACCAGGACGGGCTCATCGCGCACGAACTCGCCCACCAGTGGTTCGGCGACCTCCTGACCTGCAACTCGTGGGAGCACATCTGGCTCAACGAGGGCATCACCACGTTCATGAACACCCTGTGGTTCGAGGAGCGCGACGGGCGCGACGCGTACCTCGCGCGCGTCCGCGAGACGTACGACACCCTCATCCTCAACGACCGCCCCGAAGCCCCCGCCGCCCAGGGCATGGCCAGCAAGGTCTACCGCGAGGCGTGGGAGACCTTCTCCCGCCCCGCCAACCCGTACGGCAAGGGCGCCAGCGTGATGCACATGCTGCGCACCCAGCTCGGCGACGAGGTCTTCTTCAAGGCGCTCGCGACCTACATCGACCGGCACAGGCTCTCCACCGTCGAGACCAGCGACCTCCGACGCGCCTTCGAAGACGTCAGCGGCGAGACCTTCGAGCAGTTCTTCGCCCAGTGGGTCTTCCGCCCCGGCGTGCCGGCGATCACCGTCACGCCCGCCTGGGCCGACGGCACCCTCACCCTCACCGTCGAGCAGACGCAGAACATCGACCCCGACAACCCGGCGTTCGAGTTCGATCTCCCCGTCGTCGTCGGGCCGGCCGCGGGCGCGGACAATACCAGCGCGGGCGTACCGCTCTCGGGCGCCGTCCAGGTCCGCGGGCGCACCGCCACGCTCACGCTGCCCGCCGCCACGCCCCCCGCGTGGATCGCGATCGACCCTGACCTCGCCGTGCTCTGTCGCGTCGACCTGCGCCTCGACGAGCCGGGCGCGATGGCGCTGCTCACCAGCGGGCCCACGCTGCCGGCCCGCATCCAGGGCGCTCGCGTGCTGGGCACCTTCGCGCACGGCAGTTCCGGCTCCGTTGCCGGCACGCAGGCCCTCGTGCGCGTCGTCCAGAGCGCCTCGCAGCCCACGCCCCTGCGGGTCGAGTGCGTTCGCGCCCTGCTGGCGCGGCGGGCGGACATCGATCTGCGCTCCGTCGCCACCTCGGCCGTCGACCACTGGGAGGTGCGCGAGGCGACGACGTCCGCGCTCGCCGACATCCTGTCGCGCGCCGGCGACGACGCCGACCCGGCAATGCGCGAGCGCATCCTGGGGCAGCTCGCCGAGCGTGCCGCGATCGACAAGAGCCTTCTGGTCCGCGCCGAAGCGATCCGGGGGCTGGGCAAGTGCCAGGCGCTCGAGCACGAGAACCTGCTGGTGAAGGCGCTGGAAACCAACTCGCAGGGCGACCTGCTCCGCAACGCCGCGCTCGACGCGCTCGTGTCCATCGATTCACGCTGGGCGCTGCGCCGGGCGGGCGAGCTCGCCAAGCCCGGGCACGACTCGCGCACGCGGGCCCAGGCCATCAAGGCCGTCGGCACGCTCGCGAAGCACGACGTCCCGTTCGCGCTCGAGCTCGCGTCGTCGATGCTCGGCGACGTCGAGATGCGGTCGCGCCGGGCGGCCGGCGAAGCGCTCGTCGCCATCGGCGACCCGCGCGGGCTGGACGTGCTCTCGGCCCGGGCCGCCGCCGCCCGCGGGCCGGACGATCGTCGCACGGCCCAACGCTGGATCGAAGACTTGCGCACGAAGCTGGGCCAGCCGGCCGGCACGCCCTGA
- the kdsB gene encoding 3-deoxy-manno-octulosonate cytidylyltransferase, translated as MPPVVAIIPARLGSTRFPRKVLAAETGWPLIRHVWARARQASSVERVVIATDSDEVARVVRGFGGECVLTGEHANGTSRLAEASRVLGLPDDAIVVNVQGDEPEMEPGVIDAAVGALRESRVDAATVASAFAPGEDPADPNLVKVVLAGDGTALYFSRARIPFVREGGEATPPLRHVGLYVYPAGVLRRYVELPMSPLERCEMLEQLRLLHHGLRIAVAVREVRSGGIDTPEQYAAFVRRHGAARV; from the coding sequence GTGCCGCCCGTCGTCGCGATCATCCCCGCCCGCCTCGGCTCGACGCGATTCCCGCGCAAGGTGCTCGCGGCGGAGACCGGCTGGCCCCTGATCCGCCATGTGTGGGCACGGGCGCGTCAGGCGTCGAGCGTCGAGCGCGTCGTCATCGCGACGGACTCGGACGAGGTCGCGCGCGTCGTGCGGGGCTTCGGGGGCGAGTGCGTGCTGACGGGTGAGCACGCGAACGGGACGAGCCGCCTGGCCGAGGCGTCGCGCGTGCTGGGCCTGCCCGACGACGCGATCGTGGTGAACGTGCAGGGCGACGAGCCGGAGATGGAGCCGGGGGTGATCGATGCGGCGGTGGGGGCGCTTCGAGAATCGCGCGTCGACGCCGCCACGGTCGCGTCGGCGTTCGCGCCCGGCGAGGACCCGGCGGACCCGAACCTGGTGAAGGTCGTGCTCGCGGGCGACGGCACGGCGTTGTACTTCTCGCGAGCGCGGATCCCGTTCGTCCGTGAGGGCGGCGAGGCGACGCCGCCGCTGCGCCATGTCGGGCTGTACGTGTACCCGGCGGGCGTGCTGCGTCGGTACGTGGAACTGCCGATGTCGCCCCTCGAACGCTGCGAGATGCTCGAGCAGCTCCGTCTGCTGCACCACGGGCTGCGGATCGCCGTCGCGGTGCGCGAGGTGCGATCGGGCGGCATCGACACGCCCGAGCAGTACGCCGCCTTCGTGCGCCGGCACGGCGCGGCGCGGGTGTGA
- a CDS encoding M1 family metallopeptidase translates to MRSRCELLGAILVCLSTCGSAAAQDDPPAPDPRIDPITGRQNAVWPTPRRFDFLHMRLELAFPDMQEARLEGVQTLRLTPVGRARAFLELDCRGPQVGSVLFNGAPAAFTLGQGTLRVEFPAPLPPGQEATVTIAYTLDFSENRGEGLTWARPRPDAESESRRFPMVHAQGQAQLNSMWFPCHDFPNERLTTEILVDVEDGYDVVSNGRLVSREASASGRVRWHWSQEQPHVNYLVTLAIGKWHVRDVGGSESARPGLAMPVYVDHRDADNIEPIFGATPAMVAFFETLFAEPYPWHQYAQVCVRQFAAGGMENTGCTLLTDTTSRGSRPGSRDDLIAHELAHQWTGDLLTCNSWEHLWLNEGWASYAECLWEEHKAGDDPAEAKRAYLRAVVGYVRQQRSQNRGRAPEQPPMASNRYENPDDVFGKADDVYSKGAVVLHMLRMKIGDAAFFAGVRAYIQRHKFGTVETSDFRRALERASGKSLEQFFDQWVYRPGLPALAADYAWDGASSTLKIMLEQTQVIDRLNPAYRLDLPVRITYEDGTIQWVRMPLAEASAERTFTLAGRPRQVSIDPEITQACRLTIRTPLETQDGG, encoded by the coding sequence ATGCGAAGTCGGTGCGAGTTGCTGGGCGCAATCCTCGTGTGTCTGTCCACCTGCGGGAGCGCGGCCGCGCAGGACGACCCGCCCGCGCCCGACCCCCGGATCGACCCCATCACCGGACGCCAGAACGCCGTCTGGCCGACTCCCCGGCGATTCGACTTCCTCCACATGCGCCTGGAACTCGCGTTCCCCGACATGCAGGAGGCCCGGCTCGAGGGCGTCCAGACACTGCGGCTGACCCCCGTCGGTCGGGCGCGGGCTTTCCTGGAACTCGACTGCCGCGGGCCGCAGGTGGGGTCGGTCCTGTTCAACGGCGCCCCCGCGGCGTTCACGCTCGGGCAGGGCACCCTGCGGGTTGAGTTTCCGGCCCCGCTGCCGCCCGGGCAGGAGGCGACGGTCACCATCGCCTACACGCTGGACTTCTCCGAAAACCGGGGCGAGGGGCTCACCTGGGCCCGCCCGCGACCAGACGCCGAGAGCGAGAGCCGCCGGTTCCCGATGGTCCACGCCCAGGGCCAGGCCCAGCTCAACTCCATGTGGTTCCCGTGCCACGACTTTCCCAACGAGCGCCTGACCACCGAGATCCTCGTCGACGTGGAGGACGGGTACGACGTGGTGTCGAACGGGCGGCTCGTATCGCGCGAGGCCTCGGCCTCGGGCCGCGTCCGCTGGCACTGGTCGCAGGAACAGCCCCACGTGAACTACCTCGTCACGCTCGCCATCGGGAAGTGGCACGTGCGGGACGTCGGGGGCTCAGAGTCCGCCCGCCCCGGGCTGGCCATGCCCGTGTACGTCGATCACCGCGACGCGGACAACATCGAGCCGATCTTCGGCGCCACGCCCGCGATGGTCGCGTTCTTCGAGACCCTCTTCGCCGAGCCGTACCCCTGGCACCAGTACGCCCAGGTGTGCGTGCGCCAGTTCGCGGCCGGGGGCATGGAGAACACCGGCTGCACGCTGCTGACCGACACGACCAGCCGGGGCTCGCGCCCGGGCTCACGCGACGACCTCATCGCGCACGAACTGGCCCACCAGTGGACCGGCGACCTGCTCACGTGCAACTCGTGGGAGCACCTGTGGCTGAACGAGGGGTGGGCGAGCTACGCGGAATGCCTGTGGGAAGAGCACAAGGCCGGCGATGATCCGGCCGAGGCGAAGCGGGCCTACCTCCGCGCGGTCGTTGGATACGTCCGCCAGCAGCGCTCGCAGAACCGCGGGCGGGCGCCCGAGCAGCCCCCGATGGCGTCGAACCGCTACGAGAACCCCGACGACGTGTTCGGCAAGGCCGACGACGTGTACTCGAAAGGCGCGGTCGTGCTGCACATGCTGCGGATGAAGATCGGCGACGCGGCGTTCTTCGCCGGCGTGCGCGCGTACATCCAGCGTCACAAGTTCGGCACCGTCGAGACGAGCGACTTCCGCCGCGCGCTGGAGCGCGCGAGCGGGAAGAGCCTGGAGCAGTTCTTCGACCAGTGGGTCTACCGCCCGGGGCTGCCGGCGCTCGCCGCCGACTACGCGTGGGACGGCGCGTCGAGCACGCTGAAGATCATGCTCGAACAGACGCAGGTGATCGACCGGCTGAACCCGGCGTACCGCCTCGACCTGCCGGTGCGGATCACGTACGAAGACGGCACGATCCAGTGGGTGCGGATGCCGCTCGCCGAGGCGAGCGCGGAGCGCACGTTCACGCTCGCGGGGCGCCCCCGGCAGGTCAGCATCGACCCCGAGATCACGCAGGCGTGCCGCCTGACCATCCGCACGCCGCTCGAGACACAGGACGGCGGATAA
- a CDS encoding CTP synthase: protein MPPAPESDESKSNQSAARSPGVPPEMTRGHRPSSLTEQVEGGGGDSEFYSPIPEGYVRGQHKYVIVLGTVMSGLGKGIFTSSLAKMLKDKGLVVAPIKMEGYLNMDSGTLNPYRHGEVFVLDDGTECDMDLGTYERLLDQSLSRWNFTTSGRLFGEILERERRGAYLGRDVQWIPHVTGEVKRKLRELALRGDGVRSADVVFVEVGGTVGDYENGVYIEAMRELAFEEGPGNVCFVALTYIIEPPALGEQKSKAAQLGIKAALEAGIQPHLIACRASRPVSPKVLQKIAMFSNVPLKRVFSLHDRESIYTIPEELRHDRIDREILSILHLHERVDTAHEDVPREKWMHFARRLTAPKAREVRVGVLGKYAGLRDAYASIDKACEHCSAHLGCRVHLDWLETTNVTDADVGALMDGLDGVVVPGGFGTRGVEGKIAAVRYCREKGMPYLGICLGFQVAVIEFARNVLGLRGAHSTEFAPATPDPVISELPEQKRIEGLGGTMRLGAQDVQIMPGTLAHWLCGGRALVRERFRHRYEVEPAYIERLEAGGLVFSGRHPTRPIMQVLELRRPGDPGARAGAPTHPFFIGAQFHPELTSRPLRPQPLFMGLIAAAIQGKYGPTIDPRDPWAADLRRWMVSGHERPQPV, encoded by the coding sequence ATGCCCCCCGCGCCGGAGAGCGACGAGTCGAAATCGAACCAGAGCGCCGCACGCTCGCCGGGCGTGCCTCCCGAGATGACCCGCGGCCATCGTCCCTCCTCGCTCACCGAGCAGGTCGAGGGCGGCGGCGGCGACTCGGAGTTCTACAGCCCCATCCCCGAGGGGTACGTCCGGGGGCAGCACAAGTACGTCATCGTGCTCGGCACCGTGATGTCGGGCCTGGGCAAGGGCATCTTCACCAGCAGCCTCGCGAAAATGCTCAAGGACAAGGGCCTCGTCGTCGCCCCCATCAAGATGGAGGGCTACCTCAACATGGACTCGGGCACGCTGAACCCGTACCGCCATGGCGAGGTCTTCGTGCTCGACGACGGGACCGAGTGCGACATGGACCTGGGCACCTACGAGCGCCTGCTCGACCAGAGCCTCTCGCGCTGGAACTTCACGACGTCCGGACGCCTGTTCGGCGAGATCCTGGAGCGCGAGCGCCGGGGGGCCTATCTCGGGCGCGACGTCCAGTGGATCCCGCACGTCACGGGCGAGGTGAAGCGCAAGCTCCGCGAACTGGCCCTGCGGGGCGACGGCGTGCGCTCGGCCGACGTGGTCTTCGTCGAGGTCGGGGGAACGGTCGGCGACTACGAGAACGGCGTGTACATCGAGGCGATGCGCGAACTGGCCTTCGAAGAAGGGCCCGGCAACGTCTGCTTCGTCGCGCTCACGTACATCATCGAGCCCCCCGCGCTGGGCGAGCAGAAGAGCAAGGCGGCCCAGCTGGGCATCAAGGCGGCGCTGGAGGCCGGCATCCAGCCGCACCTCATCGCCTGCCGCGCGAGCCGCCCCGTCTCGCCCAAGGTGCTGCAGAAGATCGCGATGTTCAGCAACGTCCCGCTGAAGCGTGTGTTCTCGCTGCACGATCGCGAGAGCATCTACACGATCCCCGAGGAACTGCGCCACGACCGGATCGACCGCGAGATCCTCTCGATCCTGCATCTGCACGAACGCGTGGACACCGCGCACGAGGACGTCCCGCGTGAGAAGTGGATGCACTTCGCCCGGCGGCTGACGGCCCCCAAGGCGCGCGAGGTCCGCGTCGGCGTGCTGGGCAAGTACGCGGGCCTGCGCGACGCCTACGCCAGCATCGACAAGGCGTGCGAACATTGCAGCGCGCACCTGGGGTGTCGCGTGCACCTCGACTGGCTCGAGACCACGAACGTCACCGACGCCGACGTGGGCGCGCTCATGGACGGGCTGGACGGCGTCGTGGTGCCGGGCGGGTTCGGCACGCGGGGCGTCGAGGGGAAGATCGCCGCCGTGCGCTACTGCCGCGAGAAGGGCATGCCCTACCTCGGCATCTGCCTGGGCTTCCAGGTCGCGGTGATCGAGTTCGCCCGCAACGTGCTGGGCCTGCGGGGCGCACATTCCACGGAGTTCGCGCCCGCGACGCCCGACCCGGTCATCAGCGAACTGCCCGAGCAGAAGCGCATCGAGGGGCTCGGGGGCACGATGCGCCTGGGCGCCCAGGATGTGCAGATCATGCCCGGCACGCTCGCGCACTGGCTCTGCGGCGGGCGCGCGCTGGTGCGCGAGCGGTTCCGCCATCGCTACGAGGTCGAGCCCGCGTACATCGAGCGTCTCGAGGCCGGCGGGCTCGTGTTCTCGGGGCGCCACCCGACGCGCCCCATCATGCAGGTGCTGGAACTGCGGCGTCCCGGCGACCCCGGCGCTCGGGCGGGCGCGCCCACGCACCCGTTCTTCATCGGTGCGCAGTTCCACCCCGAGCTCACCAGCCGCCCGCTGCGCCCGCAGCCGCTGTTCATGGGCCTCATCGCCGCGGCGATCCAGGGCAAGTACGGCCCGACGATCGACCCCCGCGACCCCTGGGCCGCGGACCTGCGCCGGTGGATGGTGAGCGGGCACGAGCGCCCGCAGCCGGTCTGA
- the fmt gene encoding methionyl-tRNA formyltransferase has product MNPASIDPAPAPPARVVFFGSGAFGLPTLQHLAAAGRIRGVVSQPDKPAGRGGAPTPTPIAAWAREHLPGVPVLTPQSCNTPDIRDAIRALPADAWVVIAFGQKLGPALLADRFAINLHASLLPRWRGAAPINAAVLAGDAETGNSVITLADRMDAGLVLAQSRRPVPLDATAGQLHDQLASDGPALVDSVLAAHAAGTLAPVTQDESLVTLAPKMSKADGWVDFARPAEECRARINGLSPWPGVAVTFRAQPLRLLRATTSLAGVPPQIAHAAVALAHDAAPGTLLSGAEGLVGCAGGTVVRLLEVQAPGRKVVPWRDFANGQRVESQEVLAGGRPSC; this is encoded by the coding sequence ATGAACCCCGCCAGCATCGACCCGGCCCCCGCCCCGCCCGCACGCGTTGTCTTCTTCGGTTCCGGCGCGTTCGGCCTGCCCACGCTGCAACACCTCGCCGCCGCCGGACGCATCCGCGGCGTCGTCTCTCAGCCGGACAAGCCCGCCGGCCGCGGCGGCGCGCCCACCCCGACTCCGATCGCCGCCTGGGCGAGAGAGCACCTCCCCGGCGTGCCCGTCCTCACGCCCCAGTCCTGCAACACCCCCGACATCCGCGACGCCATCCGCGCGCTGCCCGCCGACGCCTGGGTCGTGATCGCGTTCGGCCAGAAACTCGGGCCCGCCCTGCTCGCCGACCGCTTCGCCATCAACCTCCACGCCTCGCTCCTCCCGCGTTGGCGCGGAGCCGCCCCGATCAACGCCGCCGTCCTCGCCGGCGACGCCGAGACCGGCAACTCGGTCATCACCCTCGCCGACCGCATGGACGCCGGGCTCGTGCTCGCGCAGTCACGCCGCCCCGTCCCGCTCGACGCGACCGCCGGGCAGTTGCACGACCAACTCGCGTCCGACGGCCCCGCGCTCGTCGACTCGGTCCTCGCCGCCCACGCCGCCGGCACGCTCGCGCCCGTCACGCAGGACGAATCACTCGTCACGCTCGCCCCCAAGATGTCCAAGGCCGACGGCTGGGTGGACTTCGCCCGCCCCGCGGAGGAATGCCGCGCACGGATCAACGGCCTGTCGCCCTGGCCGGGCGTCGCGGTCACGTTCCGCGCCCAGCCGCTGCGACTGCTGCGCGCCACGACGTCGCTGGCGGGCGTGCCGCCCCAGATCGCCCACGCCGCCGTCGCGCTCGCGCACGACGCCGCGCCGGGCACGCTGCTGTCGGGTGCCGAGGGGCTGGTCGGGTGCGCGGGCGGTACGGTTGTGCGCCTGCTCGAGGTGCAGGCGCCGGGGCGGAAGGTGGTGCCCTGGCGGGATTTCGCGAACGGACAGCGCGTGGAATCCCAGGAAGTGCTGGCAGGAGGCCGCCCGTCGTGCTGA
- the def gene encoding peptide deformylase yields MPADPSLLRVVHYPDPVLRRAAVDVAVSDELRAVARRMIELMHEHEGIGLAAPQVGLPWRLFVTFVPPTADRPADASPLLADQAARVYVNPVLSDPEGPLEPFDEGCLSLPEIHGAVLRPRSVTISALDEHGTPITRRASGLLARCWQHEMDHLNGVLIIDRMPPIHRLKNRSALKDLEAEFEGPARR; encoded by the coding sequence ATGCCGGCGGATCCCTCTCTCTTGCGCGTCGTTCACTACCCCGACCCCGTCCTCCGCCGCGCCGCGGTCGACGTCGCCGTCTCCGACGAGCTCCGCGCCGTCGCCAGACGCATGATCGAACTCATGCACGAGCACGAGGGCATCGGCCTCGCCGCACCGCAGGTCGGGCTGCCCTGGCGCCTCTTCGTCACCTTCGTCCCACCCACCGCCGACCGCCCCGCCGACGCCTCCCCGCTTCTGGCCGATCAGGCCGCTCGCGTCTACGTCAACCCCGTCCTCTCCGACCCCGAGGGCCCCCTCGAACCCTTCGACGAGGGCTGCCTCTCGCTCCCCGAGATTCACGGCGCGGTCCTCCGCCCCCGGTCCGTCACGATCTCCGCGCTCGACGAGCACGGCACGCCCATCACCCGGCGCGCCAGCGGCCTGCTCGCCCGCTGCTGGCAGCACGAGATGGACCACCTCAACGGCGTGCTCATCATCGACCGCATGCCCCCCATCCACCGCCTCAAGAACCGCTCCGCACTCAAGGACCTCGAGGCCGAGTTCGAAGGGCCCGCCCGCCGATGA
- a CDS encoding pantoate--beta-alanine ligase: MIVATSLEEFDRWRLSDAPCVLVPTMGALHEGHASIIRQGAALAAKHPGGACVVTIFVNPTQFNDPADFARYPKTFDADVALCEAAGAGVVLAPPVNEVYPPDHAPRVPPLPRVATAPGLEDRFRPGHFAGVCQVVARLFDLTRPVEAVFGEKDWQQLRVVAAMAERTHPAVRIVPGETVREPDGLAMSSRNRFLSPAERQRAAGVSRALRESLRAPTAQEAETTMRGVLAEVGADVEYAVVRDALTLEPGGPEPSTPGAAPAMRALIAARFGATRLIDNALWTPGAGGVPLARHP, from the coding sequence GTGATTGTCGCAACCTCGCTCGAGGAGTTCGACCGCTGGCGGCTTTCGGACGCCCCGTGCGTGCTCGTTCCCACCATGGGCGCGCTGCACGAGGGGCACGCGTCGATTATCCGCCAGGGCGCCGCCCTCGCCGCGAAGCACCCGGGCGGCGCGTGCGTCGTGACGATCTTCGTGAACCCCACGCAGTTCAACGATCCCGCCGACTTCGCGCGCTATCCCAAGACGTTCGACGCCGACGTCGCGTTGTGCGAGGCGGCGGGGGCCGGCGTGGTGCTCGCCCCGCCCGTGAACGAGGTGTACCCGCCGGACCACGCGCCGCGCGTGCCGCCCCTGCCGCGCGTGGCGACGGCGCCCGGCCTGGAAGACCGCTTCCGCCCCGGACACTTCGCGGGCGTGTGCCAGGTGGTGGCGCGGCTGTTTGACCTCACCCGCCCCGTCGAGGCCGTGTTCGGCGAGAAGGACTGGCAGCAACTGCGCGTCGTCGCGGCGATGGCCGAGCGGACGCACCCCGCCGTGCGGATCGTCCCCGGCGAGACGGTGCGCGAGCCCGACGGGCTGGCGATGAGCAGCCGAAACCGGTTTCTGTCGCCCGCCGAACGCCAGAGGGCGGCCGGCGTGTCGCGCGCGCTGCGGGAGTCTCTGCGAGCGCCGACGGCGCAGGAGGCGGAGACGACCATGCGGGGGGTGCTGGCGGAGGTTGGGGCCGACGTCGAATACGCCGTTGTGCGCGACGCGCTCACGCTGGAGCCAGGCGGCCCGGAGCCCAGCACACCCGGGGCGGCACCGGCGATGCGGGCGCTGATCGCGGCCCGGTTCGGCGCGACGCGCCTCATCGACAACGCGCTCTGGACGCCCGGCGCCGGCGGGGTGCCCCTCGCCCGGCATCCATAG